Proteins from one Candida orthopsilosis Co 90-125, chromosome 2 draft sequence genomic window:
- a CDS encoding Hfd1 protein (S. cerevisiae homolog HFD1 localizes to lipid particle, integral to mitochondrial outer membrane) yields MAPTSTASEASSNKIEESYAEIDKINSNSWYTPIDQIAPKVQKVTDAFFQSQKSHDIQFRLNQLRNLYFAVRDNQDALVKALEKDFYRAPFESKVLEIETGLNELVHTMARLHEWMKPEKVTDLPITMQLNPVYIERIPLGVVLVITPFNYPFVLTLAAVVGAIAGGNHVVLKQSELTPNFSNLFSEVFAKALDPDTFVAINGGIPETTEVLNQRYDKIIYTGNGTVGRIIAKKAAENLTPCILELGGKSPAIILDDVTDSDISTVARRIAWGRFTNGGQTCVAVDYVLVPQKLHSKFVAAMKKILEEEFYPKLDKNNKDWTHVIHDRAYGNLTKMIANTKGDIVVGGLSQADSETRFIPPTVIDNATWSDSSMQQEIFGPILPIIVYDNLSNAVREIVRQHDTPLAQYVFTSGSTSPKKNRPLKQIITNVRSGGLIVNDVIMHVGLTNAPFGGIGESGYGAYHGQFSFRYFTHERTTIESKLSTEKMMMSRYPPFTPGKDKLLAAAQQSYNGKVWFGRKGNVPVDGPSGVFSVWNTIAGVFSLIGKFTTTKTN; encoded by the coding sequence ATGGCACCCACATCTACTGCTTCTGAAGCATCttcaaacaagattgaagaatcatatgctgaaattgataaaattaaTTCCAATTCATGGTACACCCctattgatcaaattgcTCCCAAGGTGCAAAAAGTTACTGATGCATTCtttcaaagtcaaaaatCTCATGATATTCAGTTTAGATTAAATCAGTTGAGAAATCTTTATTTTGCTGTTAGGGATAACCAAGATGCTTTGGTTAAAGCTTTGGAAAAGGATTTTTATCGTGCTCCATTTGAATCGAAAGTCTTGGAGATTGAAACTGGGTTGAATGAGTTGGTTCATACCATGGCTCGTTTACATGAATGGATGAAACCAGAAAAAGTCACTGATTTACCAATTACTATGCAATTAAATCCAGTTTATATTGAAAGAATTCCGTTGGGTGTTGTTCTTGTTATCACTCCATTCAACTACCCTTTCGTTTTAACTTTGGCTGCTGTAGTTGGTGCTATTGCTGGTGGTAACCATGTTGTTTTAAAACAATCAGAATTGACCCCAAATTTCTCCAACTTGTTTTCAGAAGTATTTGCTAAAGCTTTAGACCCAGATACTTTTGTTGCTATTAATGGTGGTATTCCTGAAACTACTGAAGTATTGAATCAAAGGTATGACAAGATTATTTACACTGGTAATGGTACCGTTGGTAGAATTATTGCCAAAAAGGCTGCTGAAAATTTGACTCCTTgtattttggaattgggTGGTAAATCACCAGCTATTATCTTGGATGATGTTACCGATTCAGATATTAGCACTGTGGCTAGAAGGATTGCCTGGGGTAGGTTCACTAACGGTGGACAAACTTGTGTCGCTGTTGATTACGTCTTGGTTCCCCAAAAATtacattcaaaatttgttgctGCAATGAAAAAGATCTTGGAGGAGGAATTTTATCCTAAATTGgataaaaacaataaagatTGGACTCATGTTATTCATGATCGTGCTTATGGAAATCTTACCAAGATGATTGCTAACACCAAGGGTGATATAGTTGTTGGAGGATTGAGTCAAGCTGATTCTGAAACCAGATTCATCCCACCTACTGTCATTGATAACGCCACTTGGTCTGACTCTTCAATgcaacaagaaatttttgGTCCTATTTTACCAATTATTGTGTACGATAACTTATCCAATGCTGTAAGGGAGATTGTTAGACAACATGATACTCCATTGGCCCAATATGTGTTTACTAGTGGCTCAACTTCGCCAAAAAAGAATCGTccattgaaacaaatcatcaccaacgTCAGATCAGGTGGTTTAATTGTCAATGACGTCATAATGCACGTTGGATTAACCAATGCCCCATTTGGAGGTATTGGAGAATCAGGTTATGGAGCCTATCATGGACAATTTTCATTTAGATATTTCACTCATGAAAGAACCACTATTGAATCTAAGTTGTCAACTGaaaaaatgatgatgtcaAGATATCCTCCATTCACTCCTGGAAAGGATAAATTGCTTGCTGCTGCTCAACAGAGTTATAATGGTAAAGTTTGGTTTGGTAGGAAAGGCAATGTCCCAGTCGACGGACCAAGCGGTGTATTTAGTGTTTGGAATACCATTGCCGGAGTTTTCAGCTTGATTGGGAAATTCACCACTACAAAGACCAACTAG
- a CDS encoding Svf1 survival factor: protein MLKYLQGTMASALGTQEPEYGPDSIHPVTNRVNKESGSVYRSTKPEDFNWQSPNYTNVETQTFYFTDLATGNVGFAQIIHSNVMGVHTTAQFTFRLYNINDPSKNIWTSTRLENFKIVDGFNFEADNLKFEMVDGRNYKLKSFVCDESIVELEVERLTDGVIFGDDGMTFYGDDINQPWGSMRHVFWPKCTVNGRILTKKLGEVKITNGYTMFVMALQGMKPHHAAKSWNFMNFQSSNYAAVQMEFTTPKSYANTKIDIGIVTDNEKILFATIDNEVVHLDSEIDSVGWPVPKAIEFNYVDPLNGNTIAKVTGPLKNLVERVDVMAEIPQFVKNIVSGVAGAKPYIYQYSNEFEIEILDKEKDSKSGKAVEGKEKGIGFTEVTFISE, encoded by the coding sequence ATGCTCAAATATTTACAGGGTACGATGGCATCAGCTCTCGGCACTCAGGAGCCAGAATACGGCCCTGACTCTATTCATCCGGTTACAAATCGAGTGAATAAGGAGCTGGGACTGGTGTATCGTTCTACTAAGCCAGAAGACTTCAATTGGCAGTCGCCCAACTACACCAATGTTGAAACCCAAACTTTTTACTTTACGGATTTGGCGACTGGAAATGTGGGATTCGCTCAAATTATTCACAGTAATGTGATGGGTGTCCATACAACAGCTCAATTCACCTTCCGCCTTTACAATATTAACGATCCATCAAAGAATATCTGGACAAGTACTagattggaaaattttaaaattgttgacggattcaattttgaagcGGATAACTTGAAGTTTGAAATGGTGGATGGCagaaattacaaattgaaatcttttgtttgtgatgaatcaattgttgaattggaagtTGAAAGATTAACAGATGGTGTTATTTTCGGTGATGACGGAATGACTTTCTATGGTGATGATATTAATCAACCTTGGGGATCAATGAGGCATGTATTTTGGCCAAAGTGCACTGTTAATGGTCGTATTTtgacaaaaaaattgggtgAAGTTAAAATTACCAATGGATATACTATGTTTGTTATGGCTTTGCAAGGTATGAAACCGCACCATGCTGCTAAGTCTTGGAACTTCatgaattttcaaagtagCAACTATGCTGCTGTCCAAATGGAATTCACTACACCTAAATCATATGCTAACACCAAGATCGATATTGGAATTGTTACtgataatgaaaaaatCTTATTTGCCACcattgataatgaagttGTGCATTTGGATTcagaaattgattcagTTGGATGGCCAGTTCCAAAAGCTATTGAATTCAACTATGTTGATCCATTAAATGGTAATACTATTGCTAAAGTTACTGGTCCTTTAAAGAACCTTGTTGAACGTGTTGATGTTATGGCAGAAATCCCACAATTTGTGAAAAACATCGTAAGTGGAGTTGCTGGTGCCAAGCCTTATATCTATCAATACagtaatgaatttgaaattgaaattttagATAAGGAGAAGGATTCAAAGAGCGGTAAAGCTGTTGAGGGAAAGGAAAAGGGAATTGGGTTTACTGAGGTTACCTTCATCTCAGAATAA